A genomic stretch from Candidatus Dadabacteria bacterium includes:
- a CDS encoding MBL fold metallo-hydrolase, protein MNLHFFGGANEVGASSTLIEIEGVRLLVDAGIRMGPGQDSPLPDFPDFDKVGMPDAVLLTHAHTDHTGALPVLHNMLSAHVKIYCPPATQAITKVLLEDSTRRMERGEENGEELRYTLADVAAVLNRMKPVGWLEPIEVCPGVTATWIRAGHILGAAMIHIQGKHERILMTGDVSVSRQLTIPSLDLPSWCKPDVMVMESTYGDRQHEVSRKQEAKRLAADVAEVIAGGDKVLMPAFAVGRSQEVILILKDAMERKEIPEIPVYVDGMVRKVNDIYSDFADELQRPLKRKAEQGESLFYTDMIKKVESPDERESILAGEPCCIVASSGMLNGGISNYYASKLVSNQKNLVAITGYQAEGTPGRALEDLSKQEDFDVKCQVERYRLSAHADSKELLDLVEKVQPRKLFLVHGDAAARKELSKSVRKACPAVDVKRPENGQAYPVKKHVGISRGRRLSHDRILFEVAVFVRKMERNGRFRVCELAEIWFGTEAITPLSVAFFKWCLSLETQFFARESDNVFSLRQIV, encoded by the coding sequence ATGAACCTCCATTTTTTCGGCGGTGCTAATGAAGTTGGTGCTTCCTCCACACTGATTGAAATTGAAGGCGTGCGCCTTCTCGTAGATGCGGGTATCCGGATGGGGCCTGGACAGGACTCACCATTGCCCGATTTCCCAGACTTCGATAAGGTCGGTATGCCTGACGCGGTCCTTCTGACACACGCGCACACCGATCACACAGGTGCGCTGCCCGTATTGCACAATATGTTGTCCGCGCATGTAAAAATATATTGTCCGCCCGCGACGCAAGCAATTACAAAGGTCTTGTTAGAGGACAGTACGCGTCGGATGGAGCGTGGGGAAGAAAATGGCGAGGAACTGCGGTATACCCTGGCGGATGTCGCCGCAGTATTGAACCGCATGAAACCCGTGGGCTGGTTAGAACCGATAGAAGTCTGTCCAGGTGTGACAGCCACTTGGATTCGTGCCGGGCACATTTTGGGCGCGGCAATGATTCACATCCAAGGCAAGCACGAACGCATCTTGATGACGGGCGATGTGTCTGTTAGCAGACAGCTGACGATTCCGAGTCTTGATCTGCCTTCATGGTGCAAACCCGATGTAATGGTGATGGAGTCAACCTACGGCGACCGTCAACACGAAGTGTCCCGAAAACAGGAAGCGAAAAGGCTTGCCGCGGATGTCGCAGAAGTGATCGCAGGAGGTGACAAAGTGTTGATGCCAGCGTTTGCGGTTGGGCGTTCTCAGGAAGTCATCCTAATTTTGAAGGACGCAATGGAACGCAAAGAAATTCCTGAGATTCCTGTTTATGTTGATGGGATGGTGCGCAAGGTCAATGACATATACTCAGACTTTGCAGATGAACTTCAGCGACCTTTGAAACGTAAAGCGGAACAAGGTGAATCTCTTTTTTATACCGATATGATAAAAAAGGTTGAATCCCCTGATGAACGCGAGAGTATTTTGGCAGGAGAACCTTGCTGCATCGTCGCATCTTCAGGAATGTTGAACGGAGGTATATCAAACTACTACGCGAGCAAATTAGTTTCAAATCAGAAGAACTTGGTTGCGATTACCGGGTATCAGGCGGAGGGTACACCGGGACGCGCGCTAGAGGATTTAAGCAAGCAAGAAGACTTTGATGTCAAATGTCAAGTGGAACGTTACAGGCTTTCGGCACACGCGGACAGTAAGGAACTGCTGGATTTGGTTGAGAAAGTGCAGCCGCGTAAACTGTTTCTTGTCCACGGTGATGCAGCGGCGCGAAAAGAGTTGTCTAAATCTGTCCGTAAAGCGTGTCCAGCCGTAGATGTGAAACGTCCTGAAAACGGTCAAGCGTATCCCGTAAAGAAACATGTAGGCATTTCAAGAGGGAGACGGTTGAGTCACGACAGAATCCTTTTTGAAGTCGCAGTGTTTGTGCGAAAAATGGAACGAAACGGTCGCTTCCGGGTCTGCGAATTAGCAGAGATATGGTTCGGCACAGAAGCAATCACACCGTTAAGTGTGGCGTTCTTCAAATGGTGTTTGTCGTTAGAAACGCAGTTCTTTGCGCGCGAATCTGATAACGTATTCTCTCTACGGCAGATTGTTTAA
- a CDS encoding DUF4268 domain-containing protein: MTKQEKYPVYFQSLIDELREQHNFTNARRPGQGKPYYAFASGTTGIKYVAGFDSKGGQVYTALGIYSKDHEKNKAIFDALEERKSEIEGRFGMQLEWYRRDDIVRSSLGLWREGDIDSDEHALATIKAWHIENLLKFKAVFTSEIQRARETLQSF; the protein is encoded by the coding sequence ATGACGAAACAAGAGAAGTATCCAGTTTATTTTCAGTCACTGATCGATGAGTTGCGGGAACAGCATAACTTTACGAATGCCCGTCGCCCCGGACAAGGAAAGCCTTATTACGCCTTTGCATCGGGCACGACTGGCATCAAGTATGTTGCAGGTTTTGACAGCAAAGGCGGACAAGTCTACACGGCACTCGGAATTTACTCTAAGGATCACGAAAAAAACAAAGCCATTTTTGATGCGCTCGAAGAACGAAAATCCGAAATTGAAGGACGGTTCGGTATGCAACTTGAATGGTATCGCCGCGACGACATCGTACGATCCTCCCTTGGTCTATGGCGTGAGGGAGACATTGATTCCGATGAACATGCCTTAGCAACCATCAAAGCATGGCATATTGAGAATCTACTCAAATTCAAAGCGGTGTTTACGTCTGAAATCCAACGGGCACGTGAAACATTGCAATCTTTCTAA